GGAAGTGAAACTATATCAGTCTGGCTTGAGGTACGGCActgaactctgacatttggaggattcATCAATTCTTTTTTACAGGcagttgatttttatttcatgaatacgcagtacgtataaggcgtactgatagaaacctcttttgattctgttttattcagagttttatcacttttttttgtttgatccatgagtacgtatgcaatactgaaatatgtgctaattTATTTATAATTGATTCTAACAGATATGTACTTTACCTGGAAGCGgtgcagcagatatgtactcgaattgtaAGCAGCggatatatactcgaatttgtaagcagtgcgacagatatgtactcagatttgtaagcagtgcggaatatatatgtactcaaatttattagcatatatgtactcgaatttgtgagcagtgtgccagatatgtactcaaatttgtaagcaatgtagacacacacgtttggtagtaggggatattatggtcatttctaattttttattaattttggacctccggataaaaaaaattcTGGTTGGACCTTagtataaataactatatgggctttGGACCAATCAACAAATTTTCCCTATCAAATAATCTTGAGAATTTTCTCAGACTGCAAGAATGGACCAGGCAGCAAGCGTCTTTCCTAGCTCAGcattctttttctttagctctgCATGGCGTGGTAATGATTACCAAAcacaaagaaaaactaaaagggTAGTTCCGCAAATTAAAAAACTGAAATCGGCCAGAAAATCGAAATATAAGAAAATATTGCTAGCTTGTGGGGTTCCACTGTGGGTTGATTAATAAAGttttaatataaaaaaattggatagtcaatcaaaaaaaaaaatgaatctaaATTTGGAGATCACAACAAATTTTTGATAAATTAGAATTCGTCTTGATGAACCAACTAAAAGGATCATTTTTTTCTTTACGAAGAAATTATAACAATGtccaatataaaaataaaaacttaaaaatggAACCAAATATACTTGACCAAGATAATGAGTATACAATCATAATTACGAGCTTGGACTCTGCCTCATCTGCTTAGGCTACTCAGCCTTAATCCAATCTCCACTGGCAGTTCTCTTGAAGATGCGTGGTTTCCTCATAGGAAATGTTTCTCTCCAATTCGGGTGTTGGATCAAATAATCAAACAACCTACAGAAATGGTATAATTTTAGTTACAGCCTTAAATTTATTAGTGATTCACCTCGAGAAAATGTGTTATATTGTAACCCAAATTTGATCCAACTAACATTTCAGAATTGAAGTTTCAGAACAGTCCAAAATTTTGTTCTAAGGATCTACATGATTAGGGCTCATCCTTATAGATACAAATTTGGATCTTCTCATTGTTACCCCACAGGCCAGTGTAACAATTGTGCATGGTAAAATGGGTCATATCCATACAACACTTGCGCTACATAAGCAAGCAAACCTAGCCTCTGCATTCATTGTATAAAAAAGTGCATGCCCATTGCACATATTGAATCTGCTAGACTTAGGGACCAGGTCATGGTAATAGGAGAATTTAATCTCGACCGATATCAAAAGACAAAGATCATTCTCTGATAATCACATGATCATAGATGAGAGTGGAATTAGGTATTTATGGACAGTGGGATATGATACGAGTTTTAGAAAATGTGCAGGCAAAAGGCTCGTTAAACAGCTATAGGTACCTTCTATGGTTGTCCACGAAATCCGGTCCCTCAGAAGAAGGTGAAGTAGAACAATTGAGGAGGATATCGGAGTCAGAAAGTTGTTGCAAAGAAAGAGCGTATTCTTTCCAACGAAGACTCCTAGATAAACATGACAGTGTACACAGGTGTTAGAGTCCTTCAGAAACATGACAGTATATCCAAGCGTTAGTTAAAGAGCATTGAAACAAAGAGGGTGATAATTTGAAAAATCCGATTCTGGTTGCTTCTTAAGGTATAGAGTGCAACAAACTTACCAAGAACAGGGAGCAATCTGATACTGGTCACTGAGGCTATCATACATCTCCAGTAACTTTCCCTTCCAACTTGGATCTGAATATGAAACAGTCACCCGGATCCTCCTAACTATTTCATCTGGGCATCTTGAACTTCCGTCAAAACTAGCAGGCCTCACTGACCCGGAGGAGGTCTCTACCTAGGAAAACATAAACAACTCTGTAACTGAAGTTTCTTCGAAGATAGTATATATTACAAGGGTAACTTACTCCAACTAATGACTTGAACTACTCTAGCAAATTTGACAGGGAAGGAAATCATAAAGTTGAATATCATCTCACCATGAACCCGTTGAATACAGGATATGCATTTCCGTCAGAATCTCGCATAGTATTATGCTCTAATACACAAAATGtttggatatgaaatttgtttCCTTTGTTCTGCAAAGCTTCAATTATTTTTGAACATAAAGGAATTGAGTGATTATATAATTCCGATTCGCTTTCT
This portion of the Papaver somniferum cultivar HN1 chromosome 11, ASM357369v1, whole genome shotgun sequence genome encodes:
- the LOC113320250 gene encoding protein N-terminal asparagine amidohydrolase-like, with protein sequence MIFVDGIPFSTGSSQGIEDLIALLEHPFLVSASNKLKAIPVMKVSVMEGFRGERSPPAKHVYVFQREYATVDPALVELVGTDEATTCVGIVIRNQKTGWTSIAHVDSPEVVDLGLTQMLSLLIDQNSNAELDVHIVGTFEDAVTNQISGSSGSESESELYNHSIPLCSKIIEALQNKGNKFHIQTFCVLEHNTMRDSDGNAYPVFNGFMVETSSGSVRPASFDGSSRCPDEIVRRIRVTVSYSDPSWKGKLLEMYDSLSDQYQIAPCSWSLRWKEYALSLQQLSDSDILLNCSTSPSSEGPDFVDNHRRLFDYLIQHPNWRETFPMRKPRIFKRTASGDWIKAE